In one Streptomyces sp. NBC_01241 genomic region, the following are encoded:
- the iolD gene encoding 3D-(3,5/4)-trihydroxycyclohexane-1,2-dione acylhydrolase (decyclizing) translates to MSTRRLTTAQALVSFLTRQYTERDGRRQRLIGATWGIFGHGNVAGIGQALVECGRAMPYLQGRNEQAMVHAAVGYARQCGRLSAHAVTTSIGPGATNLVTGAALATINHLPVLLLPGDTFATRPADPVLQQLEVPAAGDISVNDCLRPVSRYFDRITRPEALIPAALQAMRTLADPAETGAVTLALPQDVQAQAYDWPEEFFAERVWYVRRPAPDPHELDRAVRAVRGARRPLIVAGGGVHHSAAEETLAAFAAATRIPVASTQAGKGSLRHDHPADVGGIGHTGTATADELARTADLVIGIGTRYSDFTTASATLFSNPAVRFLNVNITGFDAHKLGALPLVADARTALEALTAALAARNHRVDPSYETEYAEAKEGWERRVTAAFTADDPHARPTQAQVLGLLDALVTEDDILINAAGSLPGDLHKLWRTRSPHQYHVEYGYSCMGYEIPAAIGVQLAAPGRPVWALVGDGTYLMNPTEIVTAVQQELPVKLVVLQNHGYASIGSLSETVGGERFGTAYRHRAADGTFTGPPLPVDLAANAGSLGMRVLRAKTVRDLREGLAEARAADRPTCVYVETETADTVSGPPPAQAWWDVPVAETATRPSAVKAREEYDRHVAARRRHL, encoded by the coding sequence ATGAGTACCCGCCGCCTGACCACCGCCCAGGCCCTGGTGTCCTTCCTGACCCGCCAGTACACCGAGCGCGACGGCCGACGGCAGCGGCTGATCGGTGCCACCTGGGGCATCTTCGGCCACGGCAACGTCGCCGGAATCGGCCAGGCGCTCGTCGAGTGCGGCCGCGCCATGCCCTACCTCCAAGGCCGCAACGAACAGGCCATGGTGCACGCCGCCGTCGGCTACGCCCGCCAGTGCGGCCGGCTCTCGGCGCACGCGGTCACCACGTCCATCGGCCCGGGCGCCACCAACCTCGTCACCGGCGCGGCCCTCGCCACGATCAACCACCTCCCCGTCCTCCTCCTGCCCGGGGACACCTTCGCGACCCGGCCCGCCGATCCCGTGCTCCAGCAGCTCGAAGTCCCGGCCGCGGGCGACATCTCGGTCAACGACTGTCTGCGCCCCGTCTCCCGCTACTTCGACCGGATCACCCGCCCCGAGGCGCTGATCCCGGCCGCACTCCAGGCGATGCGGACCCTCGCCGACCCGGCGGAGACCGGCGCCGTCACCCTCGCACTGCCGCAGGACGTACAGGCCCAGGCGTACGACTGGCCGGAGGAGTTCTTCGCCGAGCGCGTCTGGTACGTACGCCGCCCCGCCCCCGATCCGCACGAGCTCGACCGAGCGGTACGGGCCGTGCGCGGCGCCCGCCGGCCGCTGATCGTGGCGGGCGGCGGCGTCCACCACAGCGCGGCCGAGGAGACCCTCGCCGCGTTCGCCGCCGCCACCCGTATCCCCGTCGCCTCCACCCAGGCGGGCAAGGGCTCCCTGCGCCACGACCACCCCGCTGACGTCGGCGGCATCGGCCACACCGGCACCGCGACCGCCGACGAACTGGCCCGCACCGCCGACCTGGTGATCGGCATCGGCACCCGCTACTCCGACTTCACCACCGCCTCCGCCACGCTCTTCTCGAACCCGGCCGTCCGCTTCCTCAACGTCAACATCACCGGCTTCGACGCCCACAAGCTCGGCGCGCTGCCGCTCGTCGCCGACGCCCGTACCGCCCTCGAAGCACTCACCGCCGCGCTCGCCGCCCGCAACCACCGCGTCGACCCGTCCTACGAGACCGAGTACGCCGAGGCCAAGGAGGGATGGGAACGGCGTGTCACCGCCGCGTTCACCGCCGACGACCCGCACGCCCGCCCCACCCAGGCCCAGGTCCTCGGTCTGCTCGACGCGCTCGTCACCGAGGACGACATCCTGATCAACGCGGCCGGTTCGCTCCCCGGCGACCTGCACAAACTCTGGCGGACCCGTTCCCCGCACCAGTACCACGTCGAGTACGGATACTCCTGCATGGGCTACGAGATCCCGGCCGCGATCGGGGTCCAGCTGGCCGCCCCCGGCCGCCCCGTCTGGGCCCTCGTCGGCGACGGCACGTATCTGATGAATCCCACCGAGATCGTCACCGCGGTGCAGCAGGAACTCCCCGTGAAGCTGGTCGTCCTCCAGAACCACGGCTACGCGTCCATCGGCTCTCTCTCCGAGACGGTCGGCGGCGAACGCTTCGGCACCGCCTACCGTCACCGCGCCGCGGACGGCACGTTCACCGGCCCGCCGCTCCCCGTCGATCTCGCGGCCAACGCCGGTTCGCTCGGGATGCGGGTACTGCGCGCCAAGACCGTGCGTGACCTGCGCGAAGGCCTTGCCGAGGCGCGCGCCGCGGACCGTCCCACTTGTGTCTACGTCGAGACCGAAACGGCAGACACAGTGTCGGGCCCGCCTCCGGCGCAGGCGTGGTGGGATGTTCCTGTAGCCGAAACGGCCACCCGGCCGTCGGCCGTGAAAGCCCGTGAAGAGTACGACCGACACGTCGCCGCACGACGCCGCCACCTCTGA
- the iolB gene encoding 5-deoxy-glucuronate isomerase, producing the protein MTTYEEPRYHVRAGSTAHGPYALDIGPERAGWDRSGLRVLELEPGGVHTLVTGESEWIVLPLTGGCTVHISGEIFELLGRESVFSGVSDFAYVPRDAHAQIASGAGGRFALAGAKCERRLPARYGPAPEVPVELRGSGNCSRQVNNFAAADTFACDRLIAVEVLTPGGNWSSYPPHKHDEHRPGVESVLEEIYYFEVAGDGLGYHRVSPSRAGGTDVLAEVRSGDAVLIPDGWHGPSIASPGRTLYYLNVMAGPGELREWLITDHPDHSWIRDTWTTQPVDPRLPLYGTEAPA; encoded by the coding sequence ATGACGACGTACGAAGAGCCGCGGTACCACGTCCGCGCGGGATCCACGGCGCACGGCCCCTACGCCCTCGACATCGGCCCGGAGCGCGCCGGATGGGACCGGTCGGGCCTGCGCGTGCTGGAGCTGGAGCCGGGCGGAGTTCACACACTCGTCACTGGGGAGAGCGAGTGGATCGTTCTGCCGTTGACCGGTGGCTGTACGGTGCACATCTCAGGTGAGATCTTTGAACTACTGGGCCGGGAAAGCGTGTTCAGCGGGGTATCCGACTTCGCCTATGTACCGCGTGACGCCCATGCACAGATCGCCTCCGGCGCAGGAGGCCGCTTCGCCCTGGCAGGAGCGAAGTGCGAGCGACGACTCCCCGCTCGCTACGGCCCCGCGCCGGAGGTACCCGTCGAACTGCGCGGATCCGGGAACTGCTCCCGGCAGGTCAACAACTTCGCCGCCGCCGACACCTTCGCGTGCGACCGGCTGATCGCCGTCGAGGTCCTCACCCCCGGCGGCAACTGGTCGTCCTACCCGCCGCACAAACACGACGAGCACCGCCCCGGCGTCGAATCCGTGCTGGAGGAGATCTACTACTTCGAGGTGGCGGGCGACGGTCTCGGCTACCACCGGGTGTCGCCGTCCCGGGCGGGCGGTACGGACGTCCTAGCCGAGGTCCGCAGCGGCGACGCGGTCCTCATCCCCGACGGCTGGCACGGCCCGTCCATCGCCTCCCCCGGCCGCACCCTGTACTACCTCAACGTGATGGCGGGCCCGGGGGAGCTGCGGGAGTGGCTGATCACCGACCACCCCGACCACAGCTGGATCCGTGACACCTGGACCACCCAGCCGGTGGACCCCAGACTCCCGCTGTACGGGACGGAGGCACCCGCATGA
- a CDS encoding Cgl0159 family (beta/alpha)8-fold protein, which translates to MTPPASSVSELVQLRMRHPEAVAEAAAHRRRRPLVGDGGRLMIIAADHPARGSLAVGDRELAMANRFELLERLCLALSRPGVDGVLATADILDDLLLLGALENKVVIGSMNRGGLAGAAFELDDRFTGHRPEDLDRLRFDAGKLLLRIDYDDPGSLDTMHATARAIDAMAAHRLPVFVEPFLCRRMDGHVRNDLGAEAVTTSIAIASGLAGTSAYTWLKVPVTEHPGDMARVMEASTLPAVLLGGEVGDDLDGAFEKWRTALRLPTVQGLVVGRSLLYPADGKVAAAVDTAVSLLEPRGTGGDRVPGIG; encoded by the coding sequence ATGACGCCCCCGGCCTCCTCGGTCTCCGAACTCGTCCAGCTGCGCATGCGCCACCCCGAGGCCGTCGCCGAGGCCGCCGCGCACCGCCGCAGACGTCCCCTCGTCGGCGACGGCGGACGCCTGATGATCATCGCGGCGGACCATCCGGCCCGCGGCTCCCTCGCCGTCGGCGACCGCGAACTGGCCATGGCCAACCGCTTCGAGCTCCTGGAACGGCTCTGCCTCGCCCTCTCCCGCCCCGGCGTCGACGGCGTCCTCGCCACCGCCGACATCCTCGACGACCTGCTGCTGCTCGGCGCGTTGGAGAACAAGGTCGTCATCGGCTCGATGAACCGCGGCGGGCTCGCGGGCGCCGCCTTCGAACTCGACGACCGCTTCACCGGCCACCGCCCCGAGGACCTCGACCGGCTCCGCTTCGACGCGGGCAAGCTGCTCCTGCGCATCGACTACGACGACCCCGGCTCGCTCGACACCATGCACGCAACCGCCCGGGCCATCGACGCCATGGCCGCGCACCGGCTGCCGGTCTTCGTCGAGCCGTTCCTCTGCCGCCGGATGGACGGCCACGTCCGCAACGACCTCGGGGCGGAGGCGGTCACCACCTCGATCGCCATCGCTTCGGGGCTGGCCGGGACGTCCGCGTACACCTGGCTCAAGGTGCCCGTCACCGAGCACCCCGGCGACATGGCCCGGGTGATGGAGGCCTCGACGCTGCCCGCCGTGCTGCTGGGCGGCGAGGTGGGCGACGACCTGGACGGCGCGTTCGAGAAGTGGCGCACGGCGCTGCGACTGCCCACGGTCCAGGGCCTGGTGGTGGGGCGTTCACTGCTCTACCCGGCCGACGGGAAGGTGGCCGCGGCCGTCGACACGGCCGTATCGCTGCTGGAGCCGAGAGGAACGGGCGGGGACCGGGTGCCGGGTATCGGGTAG
- the iolC gene encoding 5-dehydro-2-deoxygluconokinase, with translation MPELYDVITMGRIGVDLYPLQTGRPLARVDTFGKFLGGSPTNVAVAAARLGRRAAVVTRTGGDAFGEYLHQQLREFGVDDRWVTPVDAYPTPVTFCEIFPPDDFPLYFYRQPKAPDLEIHESELDLDAVRSARVFWMTGTGLCAEPSRASTLAALRARDRKGITVFDLDWRPMFWDTTQESVSRPTPTARYREALAHATVAVGNLDECEIATGEREPYAAARALIAAGVELAVVKQGPKGVLAVHRDGTVADVPPLPVEVVNGLGAGDAFGGALCHGLLAGWETERVMRYANAAGAIVASRLACSSAMPFPYEVEAALTAGAVTSRPTGATP, from the coding sequence ATGCCTGAGCTGTACGACGTGATCACCATGGGCCGGATCGGTGTGGATCTCTACCCCTTGCAGACCGGTCGGCCACTGGCCCGGGTCGACACCTTCGGGAAGTTCCTCGGGGGCTCACCCACCAATGTCGCCGTCGCGGCGGCCCGGCTCGGCCGGCGGGCCGCAGTGGTGACCCGTACCGGCGGGGACGCGTTCGGGGAGTATCTCCACCAGCAGTTGCGGGAGTTCGGGGTGGACGACCGCTGGGTGACGCCCGTCGACGCGTATCCGACGCCGGTCACCTTCTGCGAGATCTTCCCGCCCGACGACTTCCCGCTCTACTTCTACCGGCAGCCCAAGGCCCCCGACCTGGAGATCCATGAGTCGGAGCTGGACCTCGACGCGGTCCGCTCCGCCCGGGTCTTCTGGATGACGGGCACCGGGCTGTGCGCCGAACCGAGCCGCGCGTCGACCCTTGCCGCACTCCGCGCCCGCGACCGGAAGGGCATCACCGTCTTCGACCTCGACTGGCGTCCGATGTTCTGGGACACCACGCAAGAATCCGTGTCCCGCCCCACCCCCACGGCCCGCTACCGCGAGGCCCTCGCCCACGCCACCGTCGCCGTCGGAAACCTCGACGAGTGCGAGATCGCCACCGGCGAGCGCGAACCGTACGCGGCCGCCCGTGCCCTGATCGCCGCGGGCGTCGAACTGGCCGTCGTCAAACAGGGCCCCAAGGGCGTCCTCGCCGTCCACCGCGACGGCACGGTGGCCGATGTGCCGCCGCTGCCGGTCGAGGTGGTCAACGGCCTCGGCGCCGGGGACGCCTTCGGCGGGGCGCTCTGCCACGGGCTCCTCGCCGGCTGGGAGACCGAACGCGTCATGCGGTACGCCAACGCCGCCGGCGCGATCGTCGCCTCCCGGCTCGCCTGCTCGTCCGCCATGCCGTTCCCGTACGAAGTCGAAGCGGCCCTGACCGCGGGCGCCGTCACCTCCCGCCCCACCGGAGCCACCCCATGA
- a CDS encoding sugar phosphate isomerase/epimerase family protein, protein MTSSAAAPARIRIGSAPDSWGVWFPDDPRQVPWQRFLDEVSAAGYEWIELGPYGYLPTDPARLTDETRRRGLTVSAGTVFTGLHHGAGVWDRTWAHVADIAALTRAMGAGHLVVIPSFWRDDRTGELLEDRELTAEQWRDLTTLTERLGREVRDRFGLRIVVHPHADTHIDSEENVARFLDATDPELVSLCLDTGHYAYCGGDSVKLIETYGERIGYLHLKQVDPEILAQVVADEVPFGPAVARGVMCEPPGGVPALEPVLAAARELDVDLFAIVEQDMYPCPPDKPLPIARRTRDFLRSCGGPHRTPDTPRRAGK, encoded by the coding sequence ATGACCTCCTCCGCAGCGGCTCCGGCCCGTATCCGTATCGGTTCGGCACCCGACTCGTGGGGGGTGTGGTTCCCCGACGATCCGCGGCAAGTGCCCTGGCAGCGCTTCCTCGACGAGGTCTCCGCGGCGGGTTACGAGTGGATCGAGCTCGGTCCGTACGGTTACCTCCCGACCGACCCGGCCCGTCTCACCGACGAGACCCGCCGCCGCGGACTCACGGTCTCGGCCGGGACCGTCTTCACCGGATTGCACCACGGCGCCGGCGTCTGGGACCGGACCTGGGCGCATGTCGCCGATATCGCGGCACTCACCCGGGCGATGGGCGCCGGGCATCTGGTGGTCATCCCGTCGTTCTGGCGCGACGACAGGACGGGCGAGCTCCTGGAGGACCGGGAGCTGACCGCGGAGCAGTGGCGCGACCTCACCACCCTGACGGAGCGGCTGGGCCGCGAGGTGCGGGACCGGTTCGGGCTGCGCATCGTCGTCCATCCGCACGCCGACACCCATATCGACAGCGAGGAGAACGTCGCCCGCTTCCTCGACGCCACCGATCCCGAGCTGGTCTCGCTCTGCCTCGACACCGGCCACTACGCCTACTGCGGCGGCGACAGCGTCAAGCTGATCGAGACGTACGGGGAACGGATCGGCTATCTGCACCTCAAGCAGGTCGACCCGGAGATCCTGGCCCAAGTGGTGGCGGACGAGGTGCCGTTCGGGCCCGCCGTGGCGCGCGGCGTGATGTGCGAACCGCCGGGCGGGGTGCCCGCGCTGGAACCCGTGCTCGCCGCCGCCCGCGAGCTGGACGTCGATCTCTTCGCCATCGTCGAGCAGGACATGTACCCGTGCCCGCCCGACAAACCCCTCCCCATCGCCCGCCGCACCCGGGACTTCCTGCGCAGCTGCGGCGGCCCGCACCGGACCCCTGACACGCCGAGGCGCGCCGGGAAGTGA
- a CDS encoding peptidoglycan-binding domain-containing protein, producing the protein MIRKMLSPRGTAGALAAVALAAALAAGLGGSAASAADDYNPPPPPGSSPVCVFYDGDGPTLYGERGERVSQVQCMLANRHYLPWSALDGTFGPQTLLAVQRFQADHPPLRPDGLVTAATWSALWHAGPSRTTPLPYPPV; encoded by the coding sequence ATGATCCGGAAGATGCTGTCGCCCCGCGGGACGGCCGGGGCCCTGGCCGCGGTCGCTCTGGCCGCCGCCCTCGCCGCCGGCCTGGGCGGCTCGGCCGCCTCGGCCGCCGACGACTACAACCCGCCGCCACCGCCCGGCTCCAGCCCGGTCTGCGTCTTCTACGACGGCGACGGGCCGACCCTCTACGGCGAGCGGGGCGAGCGGGTCTCCCAGGTGCAGTGCATGCTGGCCAACCGCCACTATCTGCCGTGGTCCGCACTCGACGGAACGTTCGGACCGCAGACCCTCCTCGCCGTGCAGCGCTTCCAGGCGGACCACCCGCCGCTCAGGCCGGACGGCCTGGTCACCGCGGCGACCTGGTCGGCGCTCTGGCACGCGGGGCCGAGCCGCACGACCCCGCTCCCCTATCCGCCGGTGTGA
- a CDS encoding helix-turn-helix transcriptional regulator, translating to MTDSRLWSYKDIAAHIRVQPDTVRSYRKHGLLPSPDHVENGKPYWYADTIRAWVASRPGNRGRRD from the coding sequence ATGACGGACAGCAGACTCTGGTCCTACAAGGACATCGCGGCCCACATCCGGGTGCAGCCGGACACCGTCCGCTCGTACCGAAAGCACGGTCTCCTCCCGTCGCCGGACCATGTGGAGAACGGCAAGCCCTACTGGTACGCGGACACCATCCGCGCCTGGGTCGCCTCAAGACCCGGCAACCGAGGACGCAGGGACTGA
- a CDS encoding heavy-metal-associated domain-containing protein: MTAETQLPQATGSCCSPSGSCHGSTDSGDGAGAVTTVYQVSGMTCGHCEGAVSEEISGIEGVTSVKAVASTGQVTVVSRTPLAEDAVRAAVDEAGYELVGRA, encoded by the coding sequence ATGACCGCCGAGACCCAGCTCCCCCAGGCCACCGGCTCCTGCTGCTCGCCGAGTGGCTCCTGCCACGGAAGCACGGACAGCGGCGACGGGGCGGGCGCGGTGACCACCGTCTACCAGGTGTCCGGCATGACCTGCGGCCACTGCGAAGGTGCCGTCTCCGAGGAGATCTCCGGCATCGAGGGCGTCACCTCGGTGAAGGCCGTCGCCTCCACCGGCCAGGTGACCGTCGTCTCCCGGACCCCGCTGGCGGAGGACGCGGTGCGCGCCGCGGTGGACGAGGCCGGTTACGAACTCGTCGGCCGGGCCTGA
- a CDS encoding heavy metal translocating P-type ATPase, producing MHSATEAESPAAESSRAELTIGGMTCASCAARVEKKLNRMDGVTASVNYATEKARVSFGPGTGLADLIATVEKTGYTAQPVRRPDPTPLGGARVATATPVATAEGAPEAAAGSGPGTGTEPAEPRTDDGSTEPGTDDGDPAERRAALALASLRQRLIVSAVLAVPVIVLAMVPALQFDNWQWLSLTLAAPVVVWGGLPFHRATWANLRHGAATMDTLVSVGTLAAFGWSLWALFFGDAGMTGMRHGFDFTVSRDGASSTIYLEVAAGVVTFILLGRYLEAKSKRKAGSALRALMHLGAKDVTVLRGGTEVRVPVGRLTVGDRFVVRPGEKIATDGTVVAGASAVDASMLTGESVPVDVGVGDLVTGATMNASGRLVVEATRVGADTQLARMAKLVEEAQSGKAEVQRLADRISAVFVPVVLVLALATLVGWLLVTDDVTAAFTAAVAVLIIACPCALGLATPTALMVGTGRGAQLGILIKGPEVLETTRRVDTIVLDKTGTVTTGRMTLLDVHTADGTDENDVLRLAGALEHSSEHPIARAVAAGAAERTGAALPTPEDFTNVAGLGVQGTVEGHAVLVGREQLLADAGITVPEALSDAVADAAARGRTAIAVAWDGEARGVLAVADAVKESSAAAVAELRALGLHPVLLTGDNRAVAEAVAHAVGIDEVHAEVLPEEKVHVIERLRARGHSVAMVGDGVNDAAALATADLGLAMGTGTDTAIEAGDLTLVRGDLKVAADAIRLSRRTLTTIKGNLFWAFGYNVAALPLAAFGLLNPMIAGAAMAFSSVFVVTNSLRLRSFT from the coding sequence ATGCACAGCGCGACAGAGGCCGAGAGCCCGGCGGCGGAGAGTTCACGGGCGGAACTCACGATCGGCGGGATGACCTGCGCCTCCTGCGCCGCCCGCGTCGAGAAGAAGCTCAACCGGATGGACGGCGTCACCGCCAGCGTGAATTACGCGACCGAGAAGGCCCGCGTCTCCTTCGGCCCGGGTACCGGTCTGGCGGACCTGATCGCCACGGTCGAGAAGACTGGTTACACGGCGCAGCCGGTACGCCGCCCCGATCCCACACCGCTCGGCGGGGCGCGGGTCGCGACCGCCACACCCGTGGCCACCGCCGAAGGCGCCCCCGAGGCCGCCGCCGGATCCGGACCCGGCACCGGGACCGAACCCGCCGAACCCCGGACCGACGACGGCAGCACCGAACCCGGGACCGACGACGGCGATCCCGCCGAGCGGCGCGCCGCCCTCGCGCTCGCCTCGCTGCGTCAGCGCCTGATCGTCTCGGCCGTCCTCGCCGTGCCCGTCATCGTGCTCGCGATGGTCCCGGCGCTCCAGTTCGACAACTGGCAGTGGCTCTCCCTCACCCTCGCCGCCCCCGTCGTGGTCTGGGGCGGGCTGCCCTTCCATCGCGCCACCTGGGCCAACCTCCGGCACGGCGCGGCCACCATGGACACCCTGGTCTCGGTCGGCACCCTCGCCGCCTTCGGCTGGTCCCTGTGGGCGCTGTTCTTCGGCGACGCGGGCATGACCGGGATGCGGCACGGCTTCGACTTCACCGTCTCGCGCGACGGGGCCTCCTCCACCATCTATCTGGAAGTCGCCGCCGGCGTCGTCACCTTCATCCTGCTGGGCCGCTACCTGGAGGCGAAGTCCAAGCGGAAGGCCGGTTCCGCCCTGCGGGCGCTGATGCACCTGGGCGCGAAGGACGTCACCGTCCTCAGGGGCGGCACGGAGGTACGCGTCCCCGTCGGCCGGCTCACCGTCGGCGACCGCTTCGTCGTCCGCCCCGGCGAGAAGATCGCCACGGACGGCACCGTCGTGGCGGGCGCGTCGGCCGTGGACGCCTCCATGCTCACCGGCGAGTCCGTCCCCGTCGATGTGGGCGTGGGCGACTTGGTCACCGGGGCCACCATGAACGCCTCCGGCCGGCTCGTCGTCGAGGCGACCCGGGTCGGGGCCGACACCCAGCTGGCCCGGATGGCGAAGCTCGTCGAGGAGGCGCAGAGCGGCAAGGCCGAGGTGCAGCGCCTCGCCGACCGGATCTCCGCGGTCTTCGTCCCCGTGGTGCTGGTGCTGGCGCTGGCCACCCTGGTCGGGTGGCTGCTGGTCACGGACGACGTGACGGCCGCGTTCACCGCCGCCGTCGCCGTGCTGATCATCGCCTGCCCCTGCGCCCTGGGCCTCGCCACCCCGACCGCCCTCATGGTCGGCACGGGACGCGGCGCCCAGCTCGGCATCCTGATCAAGGGCCCCGAAGTCCTGGAGACCACCCGCCGCGTCGACACGATCGTCCTCGACAAGACCGGCACGGTCACCACCGGCCGGATGACCCTGCTGGACGTACACACCGCGGACGGCACCGACGAGAACGACGTACTGCGCCTCGCGGGCGCCCTGGAACACTCCTCCGAACACCCCATCGCCCGCGCTGTCGCCGCCGGAGCCGCCGAACGCACCGGCGCCGCCCTGCCCACCCCCGAGGACTTCACCAACGTCGCGGGCCTCGGCGTCCAGGGGACCGTCGAGGGCCACGCCGTCCTCGTCGGCCGTGAGCAGCTGCTCGCCGATGCCGGCATCACCGTCCCCGAGGCCCTGTCCGACGCAGTGGCGGACGCGGCGGCCCGGGGCCGTACGGCAATCGCCGTCGCCTGGGACGGCGAGGCGCGCGGCGTCCTCGCCGTCGCCGACGCGGTCAAGGAGTCCAGCGCGGCCGCCGTCGCCGAACTGCGCGCGCTCGGCCTCCACCCCGTCCTGCTGACCGGCGACAACCGAGCCGTGGCGGAGGCCGTGGCCCACGCCGTCGGGATCGACGAGGTCCACGCCGAGGTCCTGCCCGAGGAGAAGGTCCACGTCATCGAGCGGCTCCGGGCCCGGGGGCACTCCGTCGCCATGGTCGGTGACGGGGTCAACGACGCGGCCGCCCTGGCCACCGCCGACCTCGGCCTGGCGATGGGAACCGGTACGGATACCGCGATCGAGGCCGGCGATCTCACCCTCGTTCGTGGAGATCTCAAGGTGGCGGCTGATGCGATCAGGCTCTCCCGGCGCACCCTGACCACCATCAAGGGCAACCTCTTCTGGGCATTCGGCTATAACGTTGCTGCCCTACCCCTTGCGGCATTTGGCCTGCTCAACCCTATGATTGCCGGAGCGGCGATGGCGTTCTCATCGGTCTTCGTCGTGACGAACAGCCTGCGGTTGCGCTCCTTCACGTAA
- a CDS encoding citrate synthase has product MSEHTNNAVVLRYGDGEYTYPVIDSTVGDKGFDIGKLRANTGLVTLDSGYGNTAAYKSAITYLDGEQGILRYRGYPIEQLAERSTFLEVAYTLINGELPKADELSTFKNEITQHTLLHEDVKRFFDGFPRDAHPMAMLSSVVSALSTFYQDSHNPFDEEQRHLSTIRLLAKLPTIAAYAYKKSIGHPFVYPSNDLGYVENFLRMTFSVPAQEYVPDPVVVSALEKLLILHADHEQNCSTSTVRLVGSSQANMFASISAGISALWGPLHGGANQSVLEMLEGIQANGGDVDSFIRKVKNKEDGVRLMGFGHRVYKSFDPRAKIIKAAAHDVLSALGKSDELLDIALKLEEHALSDEYFVSRNLYPNVDFYTGLIYRAMGFPTEMFTVLFAIGRLPGWIAQWHEMIKEPGSRIGRPRQIYTGEVLRDFVPVESR; this is encoded by the coding sequence GTGAGCGAGCACACCAACAACGCTGTAGTACTGCGGTACGGCGATGGCGAGTACACCTACCCGGTGATCGACAGCACCGTCGGCGACAAGGGCTTCGACATCGGGAAGCTCCGGGCCAATACCGGTCTGGTGACGCTGGACAGCGGATATGGCAACACCGCCGCCTATAAATCCGCCATTACCTACCTCGACGGTGAGCAGGGCATCCTGCGTTACCGCGGCTACCCCATCGAGCAGCTCGCCGAGCGCTCGACGTTCCTCGAGGTCGCGTACACGCTCATCAACGGTGAGCTTCCCAAGGCCGACGAGCTGTCGACCTTCAAGAACGAGATCACTCAGCACACGCTGCTGCACGAGGACGTCAAGCGGTTCTTCGACGGCTTCCCGCGCGACGCCCACCCGATGGCCATGCTGTCCTCGGTCGTCAGCGCGCTGTCCACGTTCTACCAGGACAGCCACAACCCGTTCGACGAGGAGCAGCGTCACCTCTCGACGATCCGGCTGCTGGCCAAGCTGCCGACGATCGCGGCGTACGCGTACAAGAAGTCGATCGGCCACCCGTTCGTCTACCCGAGCAATGATCTCGGGTACGTCGAGAACTTCCTGCGCATGACCTTCTCGGTCCCCGCCCAGGAGTACGTGCCGGACCCGGTCGTCGTCTCGGCGCTGGAGAAGCTGCTGATTCTGCACGCGGACCACGAGCAGAACTGTTCGACCTCCACCGTGCGTCTGGTCGGCTCCTCGCAGGCGAACATGTTCGCCTCGATCTCCGCCGGTATCTCGGCGCTGTGGGGCCCGCTGCACGGAGGCGCCAACCAGTCGGTGCTGGAGATGCTCGAAGGCATCCAGGCCAACGGCGGCGATGTCGACTCCTTCATCCGCAAGGTGAAGAACAAGGAGGACGGCGTCCGGCTGATGGGCTTCGGCCACCGCGTCTACAAGTCCTTCGACCCGCGCGCCAAGATCATCAAGGCCGCGGCGCACGACGTGCTGTCCGCGCTCGGCAAGTCCGACGAGCTGCTGGACATCGCGCTGAAGCTGGAGGAGCACGCGCTCTCCGACGAGTACTTCGTCTCCCGCAACCTCTACCCCAACGTGGACTTCTACACGGGGCTGATCTACCGGGCCATGGGCTTCCCGACCGAGATGTTCACGGTGCTCTTCGCGATCGGCCGGCTCCCCGGCTGGATCGCCCAGTGGCACGAGATGATCAAGGAGCCGGGTTCCCGCATCGGCCGCCCGCGCCAGATCTACACCGGCGAGGTCCTGCGCGACTTCGTCCCGGTCGAGAGCCGCTGA